A genomic region of Phragmites australis chromosome 2, lpPhrAust1.1, whole genome shotgun sequence contains the following coding sequences:
- the LOC133900347 gene encoding uncharacterized protein LOC133900347 isoform X3, with product MTKPARPLLLSPPARAEIFFHNFRPVSVCCFLSQDQTSVLLLQALKGKKHALPGPFVSFFSTRSFSDSGAQSVSSRRRKSSLHGGESVPEMASFNEENRAAPQSEEASFQNKYGGISPKKPLISKDHERAYFDSADWVLGKQGASNSSTKGPATEPLKPKLQRTAYHQLPPRRPACTSGGTE from the exons ATGACCAAACCAGCACgccctcttcttctttctcccccTGCAAGGGCCGAGATTTTCTTTCACAATTTCAGGCCAGTGTCCGTCTGCTGTTTTCTTTCACAAGATCAGACAAGTGTCCTGCTTTTACAAG CTCTGAAGGGAAAAAAACACGCACTGCCCGGCCCCTTCGTCTCCTTCTTCTCCACTCGATCGTTCTCTGATTCAGGTGCGCAGTCGGTTTCTtctaggaggaggaagagtagTCTGCACGGTGGTGAGTCTGTACCGGAGATGGCAAGCTTCAACGAAGAGAACCGAGCTGCTCCGCAGAGCGAAGAG GCGTCTTTCCAAAACAAGTACGGAGGGATATCTCCGAAGAAGCCCCTCATCAGCAAG GACCACGAGCGTGCCTACTTCGACTCCGCCGATTGGGTCCTCGGCAAG CAAGGCGCGAGCAACAGCAGCACGAAGGGCCCCGCCACCGAGCCCCTGAAGCCCAAGCTGCAG CGGACCGCGTACCACCAGCTTCCCCCGCGAAGGCCCGCGTGCACGTCGGGCGGCACGGAGTAG
- the LOC133900347 gene encoding uncharacterized protein LOC133900347 isoform X1: MTKPARPLLLSPPARAEIFFHNFRPVSVCCFLSQDQTSVLLLQALKGKKHALPGPFVSFFSTRSFSDSGAQSVSSRRRKSSLHGGESVPEMASFNEENRAAPQSEEASFQNKYGGISPKKPLISKDHERAYFDSADWVLGKVTHERNRPKNTFNHCKNRCSELSPVCVLQQGASNSSTKGPATEPLKPKLQRTAYHQLPPRRPACTSGGTE, encoded by the exons ATGACCAAACCAGCACgccctcttcttctttctcccccTGCAAGGGCCGAGATTTTCTTTCACAATTTCAGGCCAGTGTCCGTCTGCTGTTTTCTTTCACAAGATCAGACAAGTGTCCTGCTTTTACAAG CTCTGAAGGGAAAAAAACACGCACTGCCCGGCCCCTTCGTCTCCTTCTTCTCCACTCGATCGTTCTCTGATTCAGGTGCGCAGTCGGTTTCTtctaggaggaggaagagtagTCTGCACGGTGGTGAGTCTGTACCGGAGATGGCAAGCTTCAACGAAGAGAACCGAGCTGCTCCGCAGAGCGAAGAG GCGTCTTTCCAAAACAAGTACGGAGGGATATCTCCGAAGAAGCCCCTCATCAGCAAG GACCACGAGCGTGCCTACTTCGACTCCGCCGATTGGGTCCTCGGCAAGGTAACGCATGAAAGAAACCGGCCAAAAAATACCTTCAACCACTGTAAAAATCGGTGCTCAGAGCTCTCTCCTGTCTGTGTCCTGCAGCAAGGCGCGAGCAACAGCAGCACGAAGGGCCCCGCCACCGAGCCCCTGAAGCCCAAGCTGCAG CGGACCGCGTACCACCAGCTTCCCCCGCGAAGGCCCGCGTGCACGTCGGGCGGCACGGAGTAG
- the LOC133900347 gene encoding uncharacterized protein LOC133900347 isoform X2, which translates to MTKPARPLLLSPPARAEIFFHNFRPVSVCCFLSQDQTSVLLLQALKGKKHALPGPFVSFFSTRSFSDSGAQSVSSRRRKSSLHGGESVPEMASFNEENRAAPQSEEASFQNKYGGISPKKPLISKDHERAYFDSADWVLGKQGASNSSTKGPATEPLKPKLQVRKRFLDRHLPVESWRPFTHP; encoded by the exons ATGACCAAACCAGCACgccctcttcttctttctcccccTGCAAGGGCCGAGATTTTCTTTCACAATTTCAGGCCAGTGTCCGTCTGCTGTTTTCTTTCACAAGATCAGACAAGTGTCCTGCTTTTACAAG CTCTGAAGGGAAAAAAACACGCACTGCCCGGCCCCTTCGTCTCCTTCTTCTCCACTCGATCGTTCTCTGATTCAGGTGCGCAGTCGGTTTCTtctaggaggaggaagagtagTCTGCACGGTGGTGAGTCTGTACCGGAGATGGCAAGCTTCAACGAAGAGAACCGAGCTGCTCCGCAGAGCGAAGAG GCGTCTTTCCAAAACAAGTACGGAGGGATATCTCCGAAGAAGCCCCTCATCAGCAAG GACCACGAGCGTGCCTACTTCGACTCCGCCGATTGGGTCCTCGGCAAG CAAGGCGCGAGCAACAGCAGCACGAAGGGCCCCGCCACCGAGCCCCTGAAGCCCAAGCTGCAGGTACGAAAACGCTTCCTCGATCGCCATCTCCCCGTCGAAAGTTGGCGACCTTTTACACACCCGTGA